GCGCCACGCAGACGCGTTCCGTCCTCGACGTCTCCCTCGCGCGCGAGGGTGCGGAGCCGGCGAGTGCCGGTGACGGGCGACGTCGGGACGAGGCCACGCCGCCCATCGTCGTCGACGACCGCAGCGCGCAGGCCTTCGAGCAGTCGTCGGGGACGACGCTGCCCGCAGGGGTGCTGCTCAGGCTCACACTCGGACCCATCGCCGGCCCGGGCTCCGGACCGGGCGGTCCGGATGGCGGTCGGCGCGAAGCCAGCCTGCGGCTGGACTACGACTCGCTGGCACTGGGCGACCCCAAGGCGGCCGCCATCTTCTCCCACCTCGGCCGCGTCCTGGAGGACCCGTTCTCCTTGGCCGTCTACGGTTGAGCCTGAACGCAGGAGGTTCGGTAGGTGAAAAGCATCTTCGAAGTCGAGGGGCGTTACCTCGGTCACGAGTGGGTCGCCGGCGACCGTACGTTCGACGTCACGAGCCCAGCTACGGGCGAGGTGATCGCCAGGGCCGCCGATTGCGGTGCCGCCGAGGCCGCGGAGGCGGTGGACGTGGCCGAGCGGGCGTTCGCCGACTGGCGCGCTACCACCGCGTTCGCCCGCTCCGCGTTGCTTGAGCGGTGGGCCGACCTCATCCTCGAGCGGCAGACGGAGCTGGCCGAGCTGATGAGCGCGGAGATGGGCAAGCCGATCCGGGAGTCGCGCGGGGAGGTCGCCTACGCCGCCGGCTTCGTGAAGTGGTACGCGGAGGAGGCCAAGCGCGTCTACGGCGAGGCGTTCCCCAGCCACGTCGGCAACAAGCGCCTCTACGCCTTGAGGCAGCCGGTCGGGCCGGTGTTCGGCGTCACGCCGTGGAACTTCCCGGTGGCGATGGTGACCCGCAAGGCAGCGCCCGCCCTCGCGGCGGGCTGCACCTTCATCCTCAAGCCGGCCGAGCAGAGCCCCCTCTCGGCGTTGCTGACGGCCAAGCTGTGGCTGGACGCCGGCGGACCCGCGGGCACGCTGCAGGTCCTGACCGCCAGCGACCCCGTGCCGTTGTCCGACGTGCTGATCGCCGATCCGAGGATCAGGAAGGTGACCTTCACCGGGTCCACTCCGGTCGGCAAGATCCTCTACCGCAAGTCCGCCGAGACCGTGAAGCGCATCTCCCTCGAGCTCGGCGGGCACGCGCCGCTCATCGTCTTCGACGATGCCGACCTCGACGTGGCGGTCAGGGAGGCGATCGCCTGCAAGTACCGCAACTCCGGGCAGACGTGCGTC
The Trueperaceae bacterium genome window above contains:
- a CDS encoding NAD-dependent succinate-semialdehyde dehydrogenase; amino-acid sequence: MKSIFEVEGRYLGHEWVAGDRTFDVTSPATGEVIARAADCGAAEAAEAVDVAERAFADWRATTAFARSALLERWADLILERQTELAELMSAEMGKPIRESRGEVAYAAGFVKWYAEEAKRVYGEAFPSHVGNKRLYALRQPVGPVFGVTPWNFPVAMVTRKAAPALAAGCTFILKPAEQSPLSALLTAKLWLDAGGPAGTLQVLTASDPVPLSDVLIADPRIRKVTFTGSTPVGKILYRKSAETVKRISLELGGHAPLIVFDDADLDVAVREAIACKYRNSGQTCVCTNRIYVQRGVHDAFVTAFAAASERLRVGDPALDTTDIGPLVDAQGLTKVQEHMRDALAKGASVVTGGSAIEGLYFRPTVVTGVASDMLMMNEETFGPVAPVSVFDDETEIVRLANDTPYGLAAYVFTNDLSRAHRMAEALDYGIVGINDGVPSTPQAPFGGVKQSGIGREGGPWGIEEYLEIKYVSVGIRTSPS